In Bacillus sp. NP247, one DNA window encodes the following:
- a CDS encoding ABC transporter ATP-binding protein yields MSNLLEIENLSKSFGNKVVLRDVSFNVPSGSIVGFIGDNGAGKSTTFKTVLQLISKDSGTVKIFGEENINKHAKIKEKIGVVFDAMNLPAHLTIKQLNKVFEKMFESWDIENFYRLVHSFSLPTDEKVGEFSRGMSMKLSIAVALSHNAKLLILDEATGGLDPSSREGVLEELKSFVSKSNGGILLSSHIMSDVEKIASHLIIIKDGEILLNEEKDKVLDSYAIVDVDVEQLTLINKDIVVAKRNHGSYFNVLVSDVHKLPSGIAHRTISIEEMSVLLTRSEK; encoded by the coding sequence ATGTCAAACCTTTTAGAAATTGAAAATTTGAGTAAATCATTTGGAAACAAAGTTGTTTTAAGAGATGTATCATTCAATGTGCCGTCTGGATCAATTGTTGGATTTATTGGTGATAATGGAGCAGGTAAATCAACAACATTTAAAACAGTACTACAATTAATTTCTAAAGATAGCGGTACAGTAAAAATATTTGGTGAAGAAAATATAAATAAACATGCCAAGATTAAGGAAAAGATTGGAGTCGTATTTGATGCTATGAATCTACCGGCTCATCTTACAATAAAACAACTAAATAAGGTTTTTGAAAAGATGTTTGAATCTTGGGACATAGAAAATTTTTATCGATTAGTTCATTCTTTCTCTTTACCTACTGATGAAAAAGTAGGTGAATTCTCACGTGGGATGTCAATGAAACTATCCATAGCTGTTGCATTGTCGCATAATGCAAAATTATTAATCCTAGATGAAGCGACGGGAGGTCTTGATCCTTCATCTAGGGAGGGCGTGTTAGAGGAATTAAAAAGTTTTGTGAGTAAAAGTAATGGTGGTATATTACTTTCTTCTCATATTATGAGTGATGTAGAAAAAATAGCTAGCCACCTTATCATTATAAAAGATGGAGAAATTTTATTGAATGAAGAAAAAGATAAGGTTTTGGACAGTTACGCCATTGTAGATGTTGATGTGGAACAACTAACTTTAATCAACAAAGATATAGTTGTGGCAAAGAGGAACCATGGTTCTTATTTCAATGTACTCGTATCAGATGTACATAAATTACCAAGTGGGATTGCTCATAGAACCATCTCGATAGAAGAAATGAGTGTCTTATTAACGAGGAGTGAAAAATAA
- a CDS encoding helix-turn-helix domain-containing protein, with product MGFGEKLFKLRKEKGLSQEALAEKLNTTRQAVSKWENGQGFPETEKLIMIGNVFEVSLDYLLKETAEQSNEKEHGYYVSKEMAEGYIVYGQKISKYIALGFSLLILSTIPYLLFKEDPTMSTFLIIIIAVLGIGAIMVPVTIEESRYNVLKKEELLFDPNFLKELTKRYATIKKKYAAVVIVGLCFIAAGAIPFLFEKKHITSGELVQYYPYCVVLIAIGFYLFVSVLGVLETYRILAENKEYSNRFIFKLKKKMREKVDNF from the coding sequence ATGGGATTTGGTGAGAAACTTTTTAAATTAAGAAAGGAAAAAGGCCTTTCTCAAGAAGCATTAGCTGAGAAATTAAACACGACAAGGCAAGCGGTTAGTAAATGGGAAAACGGTCAAGGTTTTCCAGAAACTGAAAAGCTAATAATGATTGGAAATGTATTTGAAGTATCGCTTGATTACTTATTAAAAGAAACTGCTGAGCAAAGTAATGAAAAGGAACATGGTTATTATGTAAGTAAGGAAATGGCAGAAGGGTATATAGTATATGGGCAAAAAATTTCTAAATATATCGCATTAGGGTTTAGTTTGCTTATTTTATCTACAATACCGTATTTATTATTCAAAGAAGATCCAACAATGTCTACATTCCTTATCATTATTATTGCTGTCCTTGGAATTGGAGCGATTATGGTACCTGTAACGATAGAAGAGAGTCGATACAATGTATTGAAAAAGGAAGAACTACTATTTGATCCAAACTTTTTAAAAGAATTGACAAAAAGATATGCGACTATTAAAAAGAAATATGCTGCAGTAGTAATTGTTGGACTTTGTTTCATAGCAGCGGGTGCAATACCATTTTTGTTTGAGAAAAAGCATATCACTTCAGGAGAGTTAGTACAGTATTATCCTTACTGTGTGGTTCTTATTGCAATTGGTTTTTATCTTTTTGTTAGTGTTTTAGGAGTGTTAGAAACGTACAGAATTTTAGCGGAAAATAAAGAATATAGCAATCGTTTTATCTTTAAACTAAAAAAGAAAATGAGAGAAAAAGTGGATAATTTTTAA